A section of the Hydrogenobacter hydrogenophilus genome encodes:
- a CDS encoding YbhB/YbcL family Raf kinase inhibitor-like protein yields the protein MKVESPAFKDGDVIPKKYTCDGENVSPPLVWLGYPKEAKSFVLIVDDPDAPVGTFTHWVVYDIPISETSLKENFPKDGQVGSVKQGRNDFGKVGYGGPCPPKGHGYHRYFFRVYALNVESLGLPPGATRKQVESKMRGHILSEGYTVGRYKRE from the coding sequence ATGAAAGTGGAAAGCCCAGCTTTCAAAGATGGTGATGTTATACCCAAAAAGTATACGTGCGACGGTGAAAACGTATCACCCCCTCTGGTTTGGTTGGGTTATCCAAAAGAGGCAAAGTCTTTCGTACTTATAGTTGATGACCCAGATGCGCCCGTAGGCACTTTTACCCACTGGGTAGTTTATGACATACCCATAAGTGAAACCTCTCTTAAGGAAAACTTTCCCAAAGATGGGCAGGTAGGTAGTGTAAAACAAGGTAGGAACGATTTTGGGAAGGTAGGCTATGGAGGTCCCTGTCCACCAAAAGGACATGGCTATCATAGGTACTTTTTTAGGGTATATGCGCTGAATGTAGAAAGCCTTGGACTACCTCCTGGAGCTACAAGAAAACAAGTGGAAAGTAAAATGAGAGGACACATACTATCCGAAGGTTATACGGTAGGAAGGTACAAAAGAGAGTGA
- a CDS encoding DUF2203 domain-containing protein, whose product MKVFDLDTARELLTLIKPLVETINIKKEELYSILTKMEEEEDKLERLYMESQTKEIDAEIRRCFQKIEALGGVIKGTDPILVDFLSFYQNRYIWLCWKEDEDTILYWHELDEGFAGRKPIELLTKFTL is encoded by the coding sequence ATGAAGGTCTTTGATCTTGACACTGCAAGAGAGCTACTAACCCTTATAAAACCTCTTGTGGAAACTATTAACATAAAAAAGGAAGAGCTGTATTCTATCCTCACTAAAATGGAGGAGGAGGAGGACAAACTGGAAAGGCTCTATATGGAAAGCCAAACTAAGGAGATAGACGCGGAGATAAGGCGGTGTTTTCAGAAGATAGAGGCCCTTGGTGGTGTTATAAAAGGGACGGACCCTATTCTTGTAGACTTCCTTTCCTTTTATCAGAACAGATATATATGGCTTTGTTGGAAGGAGGATGAGGATACCATACTCTACTGGCATGAACTGGACGAAGGTTTTGCAGGAAGAAAACCTATAGAACTTTTAACCAAATTTACGCTCTAA
- the proB gene encoding glutamate 5-kinase, with protein MRLLVKIGSNLIQTPEGDIDLSFLSKLARDIKALKQEGDEVLIVSSGAVLCGTKKLGIKERPKDLVLKQALAGVGQAYLMHIYDVVFSNYGLIPAQVLLTSDVFREKAKFYNSKNAIEQMLKLGVVPVINENDTVAVSELVFGDNDFLALHTAFMMDVELLVILSTAGGLRDEKDQIIHFVDDVDKAFSFVKGVNSEFGTGGMFSKLTATKMALNLGIHVIITGKEDSLVNLKRFETSGTYFKPLDKPLKQRKKTIAMMEEPKGVLYIDCGAYRALKEGKSLLPAGIVKIGGIFKRGDTVSICLEDGRLIGKGKVNFSSEELMRVMRKKGHDVKAILKTNKEEAIHRDNLVVF; from the coding sequence ATGAGGCTTCTGGTGAAGATAGGTTCTAACTTAATACAGACTCCCGAAGGAGATATAGACCTTTCCTTTCTTTCTAAGCTGGCAAGAGACATAAAGGCTTTGAAGCAAGAGGGGGATGAGGTACTTATTGTGTCTTCTGGTGCTGTTCTGTGTGGTACTAAGAAGTTAGGTATCAAAGAAAGGCCTAAAGATCTAGTATTAAAGCAGGCATTGGCTGGAGTGGGACAGGCATACCTGATGCATATATACGATGTGGTTTTTTCTAATTATGGGCTTATCCCAGCACAGGTGCTTTTAACCTCTGATGTGTTTAGAGAAAAGGCTAAATTTTACAACAGCAAGAACGCTATAGAACAGATGCTCAAGCTGGGAGTCGTACCTGTTATAAACGAGAACGACACTGTTGCGGTATCTGAGCTCGTATTTGGAGACAATGACTTCCTTGCTCTGCATACTGCCTTTATGATGGATGTGGAGCTTCTTGTCATACTATCCACTGCAGGAGGGCTAAGAGACGAAAAAGACCAGATAATCCACTTTGTAGATGATGTGGATAAGGCCTTTAGTTTTGTAAAGGGTGTGAATTCAGAGTTTGGAACGGGTGGAATGTTTAGTAAGCTTACCGCTACTAAGATGGCTTTAAATCTGGGTATACATGTCATCATAACGGGTAAAGAAGACAGCCTTGTAAATCTCAAGCGATTTGAAACTTCGGGTACTTATTTTAAACCTCTTGATAAACCTCTAAAGCAAAGAAAAAAGACCATAGCCATGATGGAAGAGCCAAAGGGGGTGCTTTATATTGATTGTGGAGCTTATAGAGCACTAAAGGAAGGGAAAAGCTTACTGCCTGCAGGAATAGTTAAGATAGGTGGTATTTTTAAAAGAGGAGATACTGTGAGCATTTGTTTGGAAGATGGTCGTCTGATAGGTAAAGGAAAGGTTAATTTTTCTTCTGAAGAACTCATGCGCGTCATGAGAAAAAAGGGACATGATGTAAAAGCTATACTAAAGACTAACAAGGAAGAGGCGATCCATCGGGACAACTTGGTGGTCTTTTAG
- a CDS encoding cation:proton antiporter regulatory subunit, with protein MKVRETDLPGIGKKYAVTLTEGRDLVIIIYNTGKREIYLMQDEEPLCSFELTDEEAKELGFLMAGVLYQPVKVEKMELILKEVLIEWVKVEQGSNFVGKTIAELQIRKLTGTSVIAIDRGGKIIPSPDPYKEKIEVGDILIVVGTRQQIKHLMEICGRCST; from the coding sequence ATGAAGGTAAGAGAGACTGACCTACCGGGTATAGGTAAAAAGTATGCAGTGACACTAACCGAGGGGAGGGACTTAGTGATCATCATATACAACACAGGCAAGAGAGAGATATACCTTATGCAAGATGAAGAACCTCTCTGCTCTTTTGAGCTTACAGATGAAGAAGCAAAAGAGCTGGGATTTTTGATGGCTGGTGTGCTCTACCAACCTGTAAAAGTTGAGAAAATGGAGCTCATACTCAAGGAGGTCCTCATAGAGTGGGTAAAAGTAGAGCAGGGTTCTAACTTTGTAGGAAAGACTATAGCGGAACTCCAGATAAGAAAACTTACAGGCACTTCCGTTATAGCTATAGACAGAGGGGGAAAAATAATTCCCAGTCCTGACCCTTACAAAGAAAAAATAGAGGTAGGGGACATTCTTATAGTAGTTGGTACACGCCAGCAGATAAAACACCTTATGGAAATCTGCGGTAGGTGTAGCACCTAA
- a CDS encoding cation:proton antiporter produces MSEGIQLAYAGFVLLLMFFMAYTLKFLKFPYIASFMLSGLLLRSFLPKDVSNFLSVFEHSAVALLFFFIGLEYSFERLMGMFKVVKAGFIDFFINFLPVLGVSYVFTKDLVLSLVLASAVYPSSTAITAKLFMDYKRLINPEVDLLIGLLIFEDLICIILLSFLTSFVSSGDLSLYFVGRSFLILVMIFVLFYLLKDAVKVFFDILERRVDESLFVFFTLGFLFFVSGLAVKYHISEAILAFFLGVLVPENTRAFKIIDNTLSPIKELSLGLFFFFFTYKANMDGSTDIPFAIGISLLAIILKLVSTYLSSLLYGFDKRISLRASLSFLQRGEFSLIFSGLYPPAQTITFVLVLITSLIGSFSFVFAPKVANLIFPKRRSSKAPPQVP; encoded by the coding sequence ATGTCAGAAGGTATACAGCTCGCTTATGCAGGTTTTGTCCTACTCTTAATGTTTTTTATGGCTTACACTTTAAAATTCCTAAAGTTCCCGTATATAGCTTCCTTTATGCTTTCTGGTTTGCTTTTGAGATCCTTTTTACCCAAGGATGTATCTAACTTCTTGTCTGTCTTTGAACATTCTGCGGTTGCTCTGCTCTTTTTCTTCATAGGTCTTGAGTATTCCTTTGAAAGACTTATGGGCATGTTTAAGGTAGTCAAAGCGGGTTTTATTGACTTTTTTATTAACTTTTTACCTGTTTTAGGCGTATCTTATGTTTTTACAAAAGATTTAGTTTTATCTTTAGTGCTTGCCAGTGCTGTATATCCATCAAGTACTGCCATAACTGCTAAGTTGTTTATGGACTACAAGAGGCTAATAAATCCAGAAGTTGACCTTCTCATAGGCTTGCTGATATTTGAAGATCTCATTTGCATAATTTTACTTTCCTTTTTGACCAGCTTTGTTTCCTCAGGAGATTTAAGTTTATACTTTGTAGGAAGATCTTTTTTAATCTTAGTGATGATTTTTGTGCTTTTCTATCTTTTAAAGGACGCAGTAAAAGTCTTTTTTGATATTTTAGAAAGGAGGGTAGATGAGAGTCTTTTTGTCTTTTTTACTTTGGGGTTTCTTTTTTTTGTAAGTGGCCTTGCAGTTAAATATCACATTTCAGAAGCTATATTAGCCTTCTTTTTAGGCGTATTGGTTCCTGAAAACACGCGAGCTTTCAAGATCATAGACAACACCCTTTCACCTATAAAAGAGCTTTCTTTGGGATTATTCTTTTTCTTCTTTACATACAAAGCAAATATGGACGGTTCTACCGATATACCTTTTGCTATTGGCATATCGCTTTTAGCTATTATCCTTAAGCTTGTTTCCACTTATTTATCTTCTCTTCTTTATGGTTTTGATAAAAGGATCTCTCTGAGGGCTTCCCTTTCTTTTCTACAAAGGGGGGAGTTCTCTCTTATATTTTCTGGGCTTTACCCTCCTGCTCAGACAATAACCTTTGTTCTCGTGCTTATCACCTCTCTTATAGGTAGTTTTAGTTTTGTTTTTGCTCCAAAAGTGGCGAATTTGATCTTTCCCAAGAGGAGATCCTCAAAAGCTCCTCCTCAAGTTCCATGA
- a CDS encoding heat shock protein transcriptional repressor HspR, whose translation MREKKRYYTIGVVAQMYSIHPQTLRLYEKEGLLKPSRTKGKTRHYTDEDLQKLEFILTLTRELGVNLAGVDVILRMKEQMEEMERQIEKLIEFIQRELSKAYSEDENIKSIVLSDRKSVLDIIGKNEGKRD comes from the coding sequence ATGAGGGAAAAGAAAAGGTATTACACCATAGGTGTTGTTGCGCAAATGTACAGCATACATCCTCAGACCTTAAGGCTTTACGAGAAGGAAGGGCTTCTTAAGCCTTCAAGAACAAAAGGCAAAACTAGACATTACACGGACGAAGACCTGCAGAAGTTAGAATTCATCTTGACGCTCACGCGGGAACTGGGAGTCAATCTGGCAGGAGTTGATGTCATACTGCGTATGAAGGAGCAGATGGAAGAGATGGAAAGGCAGATAGAGAAACTCATTGAGTTCATACAAAGAGAACTTTCCAAGGCGTACAGTGAAGACGAAAACATAAAGTCTATAGTCCTATCAGACAGAAAAAGTGTGTTGGATATAATAGGGAAGAATGAAGGTAAGAGAGACTGA
- a CDS encoding lysophospholipid acyltransferase family protein, producing MKRVLRFFIKLMLPIIAVLIRILGRTIRWEKRYDFEKDRGKIYAIWHGNALGIAFFGMDRGIYTLVSRFRDGDMASYLLEKLGYHVIRGSTEEGKPEKGGRSGILKLVKAIKEGNNVAITVDGPKGPPFKVKAGVIFLAQKTHATIIPAFAEFDRYIKLNSWDHFIIPLPFTKGRVRVGRPIKVCKEDSIEEKVMELEEELLRISSWERSNSPLLEQKQN from the coding sequence ATGAAGAGGGTTTTGAGATTTTTTATAAAGCTAATGCTACCCATCATAGCTGTTCTTATACGCATCTTAGGAAGGACCATAAGGTGGGAAAAGAGGTACGACTTTGAGAAGGACAGGGGGAAAATATATGCCATATGGCACGGGAACGCTTTAGGTATAGCCTTTTTCGGTATGGACAGAGGCATATACACACTGGTTAGCAGGTTTAGAGATGGAGATATGGCATCATATCTTCTTGAAAAACTTGGATACCATGTGATAAGAGGTTCAACGGAGGAAGGTAAGCCAGAAAAAGGTGGAAGGTCTGGCATCCTTAAACTCGTCAAAGCCATAAAAGAAGGCAATAATGTAGCTATAACCGTGGATGGACCCAAGGGACCTCCCTTTAAGGTAAAAGCTGGTGTGATCTTTCTCGCTCAGAAAACACATGCAACTATAATTCCTGCCTTTGCAGAATTTGACAGATACATAAAATTAAACTCGTGGGATCACTTTATTATCCCCCTGCCCTTCACAAAAGGTAGAGTAAGGGTAGGAAGACCTATAAAGGTATGTAAAGAAGACAGCATAGAAGAGAAGGTCATGGAACTTGAGGAGGAGCTTTTGAGGATCTCCTCTTGGGAAAGATCAAATTCGCCACTTTTGGAGCAAAAACAAAACTAA